One window of Quercus robur chromosome 5, dhQueRobu3.1, whole genome shotgun sequence genomic DNA carries:
- the LOC126727156 gene encoding F-box/FBD/LRR-repeat protein At5g56420-like: MEGVDASSSIHNAKNQKLSKEHDVGEGENRIGNLTDTIAQHILSFLPTKDAAKTSILSKRWTYLWLSIPVLDFHDGANHYSDSDEPPYKRKHFMDIVERVLLLRDYSNITNFSLTCNVLNDSSRINTWISAVVKHKVQVLNIRLYKIREPFILPCCLFTCESLQELKLNIYYPLKLPSFVSFSSLKILTLIRIVFPDDHSAQMLFKVCSILEELHLISCSWENVKAVCISSPRIHKLHIEDKEPPPNYVTDDDMDGENNSVDQNDDSDDESDNIDDQNDDIDDQHSSDDQSDDTDDQSDSGGCQFAVFGTTLKYFSYFGGFFLDCYIQDSSSILEADLMACYSDRKIDYRAFKLLRGLSNAKSLKLDQFAVKALDDELVAHLPVFNSLTHVHFDWVVLFYSRQLLLSMLQKFPCLSSLKFEGLSFMFRYFGTYDWTLDPVPGCFLTHLKTIEISMFCGSEIELHAVRILLKSATVLEKIIISFNPWELKDADGLKKQQEAHEKILSFPRASLNCLIAISCPPKEKKRLEFFL; the protein is encoded by the exons ATGGAGGGTGTGGATGCAAGTTCTTCGATACATAACGCCAAGAACCAAAAGCTTAGCAAAGAACATGATGTGGGTGAAGGTGAAAATAGAATAGGCAATCTGACAGATACAATTGCTCAACACATCCTGTCCTTCCTTCCAACAAAAGATGCTGCTAAAACTAGTATACTATCAAAAAGGTGGACGTACCTATGGTTGTCAATTCCAGTTCTTGATTTTCATGATGGGGCAAATCATTATTCTGATTCTGATGAGCCACCATATAAGAGGAAACACTTCATGGATATTGTGGAAAGAGTTCTTTTGCTCCGTGATTACTCAAACATAACAAACTTTTCACTCACATGCAATGTGCTAAATGATTCGTCTCGCATTAATACGTGGATATCTGCTGTAGTGAAGCATAAGGTTCAAGTTTTAAATATTCGCCTTTATAAAATTCGAGAACCATTCATATTGCCTTGTTGCCTATTTACCTGTGAATCATTACAAGAGTTAAAACTCAATATTTATTATCCTCTCAAGCTTCCTTCTTTTGTATCATTTTCAAGTCTCAAGATCTTGACACTTATCCGCATTGTATTTCCGGATGATCATTCTGCACAAATGCTCTTTAAAGTTTGCTCCATCTTGGAGGAGTTGCATTTAATTTCTTGCAGTTGGGAGAATGTCAAGGCTGTTTGTATTTCTAGCCCCAGGATTCATAAATTGCACATAGAAGACAAAGAACCTCCGCCCAATTATGTTACGGATGATGATATGGATGGTGAGAATAATTCAGTTGACCAGAATGATGATTCAGATGATGAGAGTGATAACATAGATGATCAGAATGATGACATAGATGATCAACATAGTTCGGATGACCAAAGTGATGACACAGATGATCAGAGTGATTCAGGTGGTTGTCAATTTGCAGTGTTTGGGACTACTCTGAAGTACTTTTCTTACTTCGGTggattttttcttgattgttaTATTCAAGACTCATCCTCAATACTGGAAGCAGACCTTATGGCATGCTATAGTGACAGGAAAATTGATTATCGTGCATTTAAGCTTCTCAGGGGGCTCTCTAACGCCAAGAGCCTAAAACTAGATCAGTTTGCAGTCAAG GCCCTCGATGACGAGTTAGTAGCCCATCTGCCTGTGTTTAATAGTTTGACCCACGTACATTTTGATTGGGTGGTCTTGTTTTACAGTCGTCAATTACTGCTGTCCATGCTCCAGAAGTTTCCTTGTCTTTCTTCCCTTAAGTTTGAAGGG TTGTCATTCATGTTCCGCTATTTTGGAACATATGATTGGACTTTGGATCCCGTGCCTGGATGTTTTTTGACACACCTCAAGACCATTGAAATCTCTATGTTTTGTGGATCAGAAATTGAGCTACATGCAGTTAGGATTTTGCTTAAAAGTGCAACAGTCTTAGAGAAGATTATTATTTCCTTTAATCCCTGGGAATTAAAAGATGCTGATGGCTTAAAGAAGCAACAGGAGGCTCATGAAAAAATACTATCTTTTCCTAGAGCATCATTGAATTGTCTTATAGCCATATCTTGTCCACCAAAAGAGAAGAAACGCCTCGAGTTCTTCTTATGA
- the LOC126727157 gene encoding F-box/FBD/LRR-repeat protein At5g56420-like, producing the protein MEIVRRRRAIGETMNVSPLARKAKNQKLNDEQNTDRISNLPDAILQRILTLLETKDAVKTSTLSKRWQYLWMSITDLVFVEDGPDKRKKRVQFMNFVERVLVLRDSSDLTLFVLSCDVLNDASRINAWISAAVMHKVQVLSIGLGSDEDSRCNSEEPIVLPHCLFTSESLTYFYLELFVLLKVPSSIRFSSLKTLKIRFAIFPDDRSMQRLFSGVPVLEDLTLDACCWWNVRSVCISAPMLKTLAIYETVDSLDQDDCQFLIFGISLKYFYYGGALRNEYFFYKTSSLMKAVIYLGGKDSIEKGNRQREVSYRVHKLLRGLSLVKELAITPYIIEGLSYAEELLTHLPVFCNLTCLKFIGEPMNFASGALGNIIQKLPCVNSLKFNVGIFLSPFCEEGEWKLDPVSPCFSTHLKSITIREFGGTKGELHVVNFLLESALILERLVISCSLDKFSGGVGRQKEVHDQLMLSRRSRTCAIEFS; encoded by the exons GGAAACCATGAATGTAAGTCCTTTAGCACGCAAAGCCAAAAACCAGAAGCTAAATGATGAACAGAACACAGATAGAATAAGCAATCTACCTGATGCAATTCTTCAGCGCATTCTAACCTTACTTGAAACAAAAGATGCTGTTAAAACAAGTACATTATCAAAAAGATGGCAGTACCTATGGATGTCCATTACTGATCTTGTGTTTGTGGAGGATGGGCCAGATAAGAGGAAGAAGAGGGTGCAATTCATGAATTTTGTGGAAAGGGTACTTGTGCTTCGTGACTCCTCAGATTTGACTCTATTCGTGCTTTCATGTGATGTGCTAAATGATGCCTCTCGCATTAATGCATGGATTTCGGCTGCAGTAATGCACAAAGTTCAAGTGTTATCTATTGGCCTCGGTAGTGATGAAGATTCAAGGTGTAATTCTGAAGAACCAATCGTGCTGCCTCATTGCCTATTTACTTCTGAATCACTGACATATTTCTATCTGGAGTTGTTTGTTCTTCTCAAGGTTCCTTCTTCCATCCGGTTTTCAAGTCTTAAGACTTTGAAAATAAGGTTTGCTATATTTCCGGACGACCGCTCAATGCAACGGCTTTTCTCTGGTGTCCCAGTCCTGGAGGATTTAACTTTAGATGCATGCTGTTGGTGGAATGTCAGATCTGTTTGTATTTCTGCTCCCATGCTTAAAACCTTAGCCATATATGAAACTGTAGACAGTCTGGATCAGGATGATTGTCAATTCTTGATTTTTGGAATAAGTCTCAAATACTTTTACTATGGAGGTGCATTGAGAAATGAATATTTCTTCTATAAAACTTCATCTCTAATGAAAGCAGTTATTTATTTGGGTGGAAAAGACTCTATAGAAAAGGGCAACAGACAGAGAGAAGTTTCTTACCGGGTGCATAAACTTCTCAGAGGGCTCTCTTTAGTAAAAGAACTCGCTATCACTCCTTACATTATTGAG GGTCTCAGTTATGCAGAGGAATTGTTAACTCATCTGCCTGTGTTTTGTAATTTGACCTGTCTTAAATTTATTGGGGAGCCAATGAATTTTGCTTCTGGAGCACTGGGGAACATAATTCAGAAGCTTCCTTGTGTGAATTCTCTCAAATTTAACGTG GGGATCTTCCTGTCTCCATTTTGTGAAGAAGGTGAATGGAAGTTGGATCCTGTTTCTCCTTGTTTCTCAACACACCTCAAGTCCATCACAATTAGGGAGTTCGGTGGAACTAAAGGAGAGTTACATGTGGTGaactttttgcttgaaagtgcTCTAATTTTGGAGAGGTTGGTCATATCCTGTTCACTTGATAAGTTCTCTGGAGGTGTAGGGCGGCAAAAGGAGGTTCATGATCAACTAATGCTATCTAGACGATCAAGGACTTGTGCAATTGAATTTTCATGA